In Acinonyx jubatus isolate Ajub_Pintada_27869175 chromosome B3, VMU_Ajub_asm_v1.0, whole genome shotgun sequence, a genomic segment contains:
- the GSC gene encoding homeobox protein goosecoid produces MPASMFSIDNILAARPRCKDSVLPVAPSAAAPVVFPALHGDSLYGAGGGASSDYGAFYPRPVAPGGAGLPAAVGGSRLGYNNYFYGQLHVQAAPVGPACCGAVPPLGAQQCSCVPTPPGYEGPGSVLVSPVPHQMLPYMNVGTLSRTELQLLNQLHCRRKRRHRTIFTDEQLEALENLFQETKYPDVGTREQLARKVHLREEKVEVWFKNRRAKWRRQKRSSSEESENAEKWNKTSSKASPEKREEEGKSDLDSDS; encoded by the exons ATGCCCGCCAGCATGTTCAGCATCGACAACATCCTGGCCGCCCGGCCGCGCTGCAAAGACTCGGTGCTGCCAGTGGCGCCCAGCGCCGCGGCTCCCGTCGTCTTCCCGGCCCTGCACGGGGACTCGCTCTACGGCGCCGGCGGCGGCGCCTCCTCGGACTATGGCGCCTTCTATCCGCGCCCGGTGGCCCCCGGCGGCGCAGGCCTCCCGGCCGCGGTCGGCGGCTCCCGCCTCGGCTACAACAACTACTTCTACGGGCAGCTGCACGTGCAGGCGGCGCCCGTGGGCCCGGCCTGCTGCGGGGCCGTGCCGCCGCTGGGTGCCCAGCAGTGCTCCTGCGTCCCGACGCCCCCAG GCTACGAGGGCCCCGGCTCGGTGCTAGTGTCCCCAGTGCCGCACCAGATGCTGCCCTACATGAACGTGGGCACCCTGTCGCGCACCGAGCTGCAACTCCTCAACCAGCTGCACTGCCGGCGGAAGCGGCGGCACCGCACCATCTTCACGGACGAGCAGCTCGAAGCGCTGGAGAACCTCTTCCAGGAGACCAAGTACCCAGACGTGGGTACCCGCGAGCAGCTGGCCCGGAAGGTGCACCTCCGCGAGGAGAAAGTGGAG GTCTGGTTTAAAAATCGCCGTGCCAAATGGAGGCGGCAGAAGCGGTCCTCGTCGGAGGAGTCGGAAAACGCCGAGAAGTGGAACAAGACGTCGTCAAAGGCGTCGCccgagaagagggaagaggaaggtaAAAGCGATTTGGACTCGGACAGCTGA